One window of Triticum dicoccoides isolate Atlit2015 ecotype Zavitan chromosome 5A, WEW_v2.0, whole genome shotgun sequence genomic DNA carries:
- the LOC119297215 gene encoding dof zinc finger protein 3-like, whose amino-acid sequence MEEVFPSNSKSKAGQMVGEATAAAEKKPRPKPEQKVECPRCKSGNTKFCYYNNYSMSQPRYFCKACRRYWTHGGSLRNVPIGGGCRKPKRPGTSDAHKLGVASSSEPTAVMPPSTCTGMNFANILPTFMSAGFEIPSSLSLTAFGSSSSSNTTAVMSPGGTTSFLDVLRGGAGGLLDGSLSQNNGYYYGGPATGSGIGMLMTPPVASFGIPGPMQQHGDLVVGGNGIGAATASIFQGGTGEEGDDGTGGVMGLQWQPQVGNGGGAGVVSGGVHHLGTGNNVTMGNNNIHNNNNNNSGGDDNNGASSRDCYWINNGGSNPWQSLLNSSSLM is encoded by the coding sequence ATGGAGGAAGTGTTTCCGTCAAACTCCAAGAGCAAGGCCGGTCAGATGGTGGGGGAGGCGACAGCGGCGGCGGAGAAGAAGCCTCGGCCGAAGCCAGAGCAGAAGGTGGAATGCCCTCGGTGCAAGTCTGGCAACACCAAGTTCTGCTACTACAACAACTATAGTATGTCTCAGCCCCGCTACTTCTGCAAGGCCTGCCGCCGCTACTGGACCCATGGTGGCTCCCTCCGCAACGTCCCCATCGGTGGTGGCTGCCGCAAGCCCAAGCGCCCGGGGACCTCCGACGCCCACAAGCTCGGCGTGGCCTCCTCGTCGGAACCCACGGCTGTCATGCCGCCCTCAACCTGCACAGGGATGAACTTTGCCAACATCCTCCCAACGTTTATGTCTGCTGGTTTTGAGATTCCAAGCAGCCTTTCCCTGACCGCCTTTGGGTCATCGTCATCGTCCAACACGACGGCAGTGATGTCCCCTGGTGGGACAACGTCATTTCTAGACGTGTTGAGAGGGGGCGCAGGAGGGCTTCTTGATGGCAGCCTCAGTCAGAACAATGGCTACTACTATGGTGGGCCTGCCACTGGATCAGGCATTGGGATGCTGATGACGCCGCCAGTGGCGTCATTTGGCATTCCAGGTCCGATGCAGCAACATGGTGATCTCGTGGTTGGTGGAAATGGAATAGGTGCTGCAACTGCTTCAATATTTCAGGGGGGCACTGGCGAGGAAGGAGATGATGGTACGGGGGGCGTGATGGGGCTCCAATGGCAGCCACAGGTTGGCAATGGTGGAGGTGCTGGTGTTGTATCAGGAGGCGTGCATCACCTTGGGACTGGGAACAATGTGACGATGGGCAACAACAATatacacaacaacaacaataacaacagtgGGGGTGATGACAACAATGGTGCGTCATCGAGGGATTGCTACTGGATCAACAATGGAGGATCGAACCCATGGCAGAGCCTCCTCAACAGCAGCTCCCTGATGTAA